Proteins from a genomic interval of Luteibacter pinisoli:
- a CDS encoding 4'-phosphopantetheinyl transferase family protein, translated as MAVKAKQDFVDRFEGAVRETGFGAFKARQAAVLIFDANRYSDTEAEAAALLDTRERTRAARFQFPSDRTTYTVAHAAWRVAIGVCLGIPAEDVPLAFTPEGQPRLHGVALSTSLSHSRSHIHSMVAIAVCTGETIGVDIETVPLKVNLLELMPVFCTPQEITTINGFPWYRREHELLRLWTRKEALLKAFGVGLLTDPAKTPAPAHEMLWPPEGCDHQPACHVRNIETGEMWLGALAAPRLVDDMVLHIL; from the coding sequence ATGGCGGTAAAAGCGAAGCAGGATTTCGTCGACCGGTTCGAAGGAGCGGTCCGCGAGACCGGGTTTGGCGCGTTCAAGGCGCGCCAGGCCGCCGTGCTGATATTCGACGCCAACCGCTATTCGGATACGGAAGCCGAGGCCGCGGCGCTGCTCGATACACGCGAACGCACGCGGGCGGCGCGCTTTCAATTCCCCAGCGACCGCACCACCTACACCGTGGCGCACGCCGCCTGGCGCGTGGCGATCGGCGTGTGCCTTGGCATACCGGCGGAAGACGTGCCTTTGGCGTTCACACCCGAAGGCCAGCCGCGCCTGCACGGCGTTGCGCTGAGTACCAGCCTGAGCCACAGCCGCAGCCACATCCACAGCATGGTCGCGATCGCCGTGTGTACCGGCGAGACCATCGGCGTCGATATCGAGACGGTGCCACTGAAGGTGAACCTGCTCGAGCTGATGCCGGTCTTCTGCACGCCGCAGGAGATCACCACGATCAACGGGTTCCCGTGGTACCGGCGCGAGCACGAGCTGCTGCGCCTGTGGACGCGCAAGGAAGCACTGCTCAAGGCATTCGGCGTGGGCCTGCTCACCGACCCTGCGAAAACGCCCGCGCCTGCGCATGAAATGCTCTGGCCGCCGGAAGGCTGCGATCATCAACCGGCCTGCCATGTGCGCAACATCGAAACCGGCGAAATGTGGCTCGGCGCATTGGCCGCGCCCCGCCTGGTGGACGACATGGTGTTGCACATCTTGTGA
- a CDS encoding GMC oxidoreductase — protein MILDYLDGSAPADYQADLCVIGAGPAGIAIARAFAGTSVRVCLVESGGLAGEDRSQGLYEGTAHGGAPFDMAHSRMRVFGGSCTLWGGGCIPLADTDMEPRDWVPDSGWPLRYADLAPWYTKARDFCQIDPAHAFGPGQFDGPAPRKPLDLDPDALVNLLFARSPILFGEAYRDEMRASPNITVLLHANLMELEANAAGTAVVKARIGGLTGRRGHVHARHFVLAAGGIENARLLLLSDSVAPHGLGNDRDLVGRYFMDHPRGTLGTVRSQTPDRLTRPYERTIGKVRAPVAAEIGMAHSAQQRHRVLNGRVHPFPVEGAVPQGIRALRNVRAALRPPTRDEGALLEARLSAAMQNGPSAATAVAVAPNLAVNAVRLGLHIGDVLRAVAQRVSDKPTVQSERVELVGFFEQAPNRDSRVTLGDTHDALGLRRVNVDWRLTELDRYTYRTLTDLAGKPLAEACGGSFEASPWALDETARPEVFGTAHHMGTTRMSTDPATGVVDTDGTVHGVHNLHVAGSSVFPTSGWAFPTFTIVALSLRLAEHLRVLLAACEGSGMT, from the coding sequence GTGATCCTTGATTACCTTGACGGGTCGGCACCTGCCGACTATCAGGCCGACCTTTGCGTCATTGGCGCAGGGCCGGCCGGCATCGCCATTGCGCGAGCCTTTGCAGGTACCTCCGTTCGCGTGTGCCTGGTGGAAAGTGGCGGCCTCGCCGGTGAAGACCGCAGCCAGGGGCTATACGAAGGCACGGCCCATGGCGGTGCGCCGTTCGACATGGCGCACTCGCGCATGCGCGTCTTTGGCGGCAGTTGCACACTGTGGGGCGGTGGCTGCATTCCGCTGGCCGACACCGACATGGAACCGCGCGACTGGGTACCTGACAGCGGCTGGCCCTTGCGCTATGCCGACCTGGCGCCCTGGTATACGAAGGCACGCGACTTTTGCCAGATTGATCCCGCGCATGCGTTCGGACCCGGGCAGTTTGACGGCCCGGCACCGCGAAAGCCGCTGGACCTGGACCCCGACGCGCTGGTGAACCTGCTGTTCGCCCGCAGTCCCATCCTGTTTGGCGAAGCCTACCGCGACGAAATGCGCGCCTCGCCCAATATCACCGTGCTCCTGCACGCCAACCTGATGGAGCTGGAGGCGAACGCCGCTGGCACTGCGGTGGTGAAAGCGCGCATCGGCGGCCTGACGGGGCGCCGGGGCCACGTCCACGCGCGGCACTTCGTGCTCGCGGCCGGCGGCATTGAAAACGCGCGCCTGCTGCTCCTTTCCGACAGCGTGGCACCACACGGCCTGGGCAACGACCGCGACCTGGTGGGCCGCTACTTCATGGATCATCCGCGCGGCACCCTCGGTACCGTGCGCTCGCAGACGCCCGACCGCCTGACCCGCCCTTACGAACGCACCATTGGCAAGGTGCGTGCGCCGGTCGCTGCGGAGATCGGCATGGCGCACAGCGCCCAGCAGCGCCATCGTGTGCTGAACGGACGCGTCCATCCGTTCCCGGTGGAGGGCGCCGTTCCCCAGGGCATCCGGGCGTTGCGCAACGTGCGCGCTGCCCTGCGGCCGCCGACCCGCGACGAGGGCGCCCTGCTGGAAGCGCGGCTGTCTGCCGCCATGCAGAACGGCCCCTCGGCAGCGACCGCCGTCGCGGTGGCTCCCAACCTGGCAGTTAACGCCGTGCGCCTCGGGTTGCACATCGGTGACGTGCTGCGCGCCGTGGCCCAACGCGTGTCCGACAAGCCGACGGTGCAGAGCGAACGCGTGGAGCTGGTCGGCTTCTTCGAACAGGCCCCCAACCGCGACTCCAGGGTCACCCTGGGCGACACCCACGATGCCCTCGGCCTGCGCCGGGTGAATGTCGACTGGCGCCTCACCGAGCTGGACCGTTACACCTACCGCACCCTGACCGACCTGGCTGGCAAACCGCTGGCGGAGGCGTGCGGGGGCAGCTTCGAAGCCTCGCCCTGGGCGCTGGACGAGACCGCCAGGCCGGAGGTGTTCGGCACCGCCCACCACATGGGCACCACGCGCATGTCGACCGACCCTGCCACCGGCGTCGTGGATACCGACGGCACGGTGCATGGCGTACATAACCTGCACGTCGCCGGCAGCTCGGTGTTCCCCACGAGTGGCTGGGCCTTCCCGACGTTCACCATCGTCGCCCTGAGCCTGAGGCTGGCCGAGCACCTCCGCGTGTTGCTGGCTGCTTGCGAAGGCAGCGGCATGACGTGA